One stretch of Comamonas testosteroni DNA includes these proteins:
- a CDS encoding (2Fe-2S)-binding protein: MQDRIQFSATINRKQVGPVDVPKDLMMIEFLQEYAGMNGTRLGCGQGVCRACTIIVDDPEKGSITVPACVTGVTWLNGKTIRTVEGIASVDDKGVVHPSLVQKAFLEHYSFQCGYCTPGFVNSATVLVEKLQKHPVPADEVEKAIEEQLEPHICRCTGYVRYYNAVRDVILKTPGLTTGKRSKEVVNNG, from the coding sequence ATGCAGGACCGTATTCAATTCTCCGCCACCATCAATCGCAAACAGGTAGGCCCCGTCGACGTTCCCAAGGACTTGATGATGATCGAGTTCCTGCAGGAGTACGCGGGCATGAACGGCACGCGCCTGGGCTGCGGCCAGGGCGTGTGCCGCGCCTGCACCATCATCGTCGACGACCCTGAAAAAGGCTCGATCACCGTGCCCGCCTGCGTGACCGGCGTGACCTGGCTCAACGGCAAGACCATTCGTACCGTGGAAGGCATTGCCTCGGTGGACGACAAGGGCGTGGTCCATCCCTCGCTGGTGCAGAAGGCCTTTCTCGAGCACTACTCCTTCCAGTGTGGCTACTGCACGCCCGGTTTCGTGAACTCGGCCACCGTGCTGGTGGAAAAGCTCCAGAAGCACCCCGTGCCCGCCGATGAGGTGGAAAAGGCGATCGAGGAGCAACTGGAGCCCCATATCTGCCGTTGCACCGGCTATGTGCGCTACTACAACGCCGTGCGCGACGTGATCCTGAAGACGCCGGGCCTGACCACGGGCAAGCGCAGCAAGGAGGTCGTGAACAATGGCTAA
- a CDS encoding uroporphyrinogen-III C-methyltransferase → MSSDAIPTSDKQPIAPPPSQDHPASAQTGRGAPTALVLTLGAVAAAALVACGMLWQRVGNMQEQLARQSAQSGAQSVEARTLAKDAQDLARDSAARVSVMEARVAELSLQRNQLEELMQSMSRSRDENLVADIESSVRMAQQQAELSGSLQPLVASLKSARKRVESTAQPRLAPVVRAIDLDLDKLSRMSVTDTTGVLSRIEDLIRQVDDLALINDVGRPRARDAQPRKTAAAHDTPEEAGISPTQWIWWQGQGQRVWDSFKDGAADLVRVRRIDHPEVALLAPEQGYFLRENLKLQLLNARLALLSRQWESARADLSAAGTLLNKYFDARSRRTQIAQAQLQQIQANLHAGGRVELEDTLNALTTAAAGR, encoded by the coding sequence ATGAGCTCCGATGCCATCCCCACCTCCGACAAGCAACCCATAGCCCCACCGCCCAGCCAGGACCATCCCGCCTCCGCTCAGACCGGGCGGGGCGCGCCCACGGCTCTGGTGCTGACGCTGGGAGCGGTGGCTGCCGCAGCCCTGGTCGCCTGCGGCATGCTGTGGCAGCGCGTGGGCAATATGCAGGAGCAGCTGGCGCGCCAGTCGGCGCAGTCCGGCGCGCAGTCGGTGGAGGCTCGTACCCTGGCCAAGGACGCTCAGGATCTGGCTCGCGACAGCGCAGCGCGTGTCTCCGTGATGGAGGCGCGTGTGGCCGAACTCAGCCTGCAGCGCAACCAGCTCGAGGAACTGATGCAGAGCATGTCGCGCTCGCGCGATGAAAACCTGGTGGCTGATATCGAATCCTCGGTACGCATGGCCCAGCAACAGGCTGAACTCTCGGGCAGCCTCCAGCCATTGGTGGCGAGCCTCAAATCAGCCAGAAAGCGCGTGGAAAGCACGGCCCAGCCACGCCTGGCCCCGGTGGTGCGCGCCATCGATCTGGATCTGGACAAGCTCTCGCGCATGAGTGTGACGGACACCACGGGGGTGCTCAGCCGTATCGAAGACCTGATTCGCCAGGTGGATGACCTGGCTCTGATCAACGATGTGGGTCGCCCGCGCGCGCGCGATGCCCAACCCCGCAAGACGGCGGCCGCCCATGACACGCCCGAGGAAGCCGGCATCTCCCCTACGCAGTGGATCTGGTGGCAAGGCCAGGGTCAGCGGGTCTGGGACTCCTTCAAGGATGGCGCGGCCGATCTGGTGCGCGTGCGCCGTATCGATCACCCCGAGGTGGCCCTGCTGGCCCCCGAGCAGGGCTATTTCCTGCGCGAGAACCTCAAGCTGCAACTGCTCAACGCTCGTCTGGCCCTGCTGTCGCGCCAGTGGGAATCGGCGCGCGCCGACCTGAGCGCTGCTGGCACCCTGCTCAACAAATACTTTGATGCACGCTCGCGGCGCACCCAGATCGCCCAGGCGCAGTTGCAGCAGATTCAGGCCAATCTGCATGCGGGCGGACGCGTGGAGCTTGAAGACACGCTGAACGCTCTGACCACAGCGGCCGCCGGCCGCTAA
- the flhC gene encoding flagellar transcriptional regulator FlhC encodes MPAAKTATKSVLNESKQIERAAMLIEMGARMQVLESETTLSYERLIRLYKEISGKSPSKGQLPFSTDWFLTWQENIHSSLFLNIYEYLSKGVELDSAEQLTKAYRLYTEQIQAAELEVLLSFTRAWRLVKFVDAQMLTRTQCSVCKGQFVTEPYENARHYQCGLCNPPARAGKSKAAGSLMLH; translated from the coding sequence ATGCCCGCCGCCAAGACTGCCACCAAAAGCGTTCTGAACGAATCCAAGCAAATCGAGCGCGCCGCCATGCTCATCGAGATGGGTGCCCGCATGCAGGTGCTGGAGTCCGAGACCACGCTGTCTTATGAACGCCTGATCCGGCTGTACAAGGAAATCTCGGGCAAGTCTCCCTCCAAGGGCCAGCTGCCGTTTTCCACGGACTGGTTTCTGACCTGGCAGGAAAACATCCACAGCTCGCTGTTTCTCAATATCTACGAATACCTGTCCAAGGGCGTGGAGCTGGACTCGGCCGAGCAGCTGACCAAGGCCTATCGCCTCTATACCGAACAGATTCAGGCTGCCGAACTCGAGGTGCTGCTGTCCTTTACCCGCGCCTGGCGCCTGGTGAAGTTTGTCGATGCACAGATGCTGACGCGCACCCAGTGCTCGGTCTGCAAGGGCCAGTTCGTGACCGAGCCTTACGAGAATGCGCGCCACTACCAGTGCGGCCTGTGCAATCCTCCCGCTCGCGCCGGCAAGAGCAAGGCCGCTGGGTCCTTGATGCTTCACTGA
- a CDS encoding uroporphyrinogen-III synthase, giving the protein MRRVLVTRPLHDAKPWVDAFRARGLQAEALPLIGIGPCTDPAAHQALLRARQWALKPGHYRAVMFVSGNAAQYFFAQNSPQTHTGQALLAPDTRAWTPGPGTERALLELGLSSRQIDGPSPDAAQFESEALWQNVQGQVRAGDRVLIVRGTSPATAPVIGNAGMPIPSTQGAGRDWLAARLREAGAEVELLAVYERQLPPWTAQQLDLARQAASDGSLWLFSSSEAVANLQQLLPQQQWHSGLALTTHERIASKALSAGFGRVLHSRPSLDDVVASIESAL; this is encoded by the coding sequence ATGCGCCGCGTTCTGGTCACCCGCCCCTTGCATGATGCGAAACCCTGGGTCGATGCGTTTCGCGCCCGCGGCCTGCAGGCCGAGGCCTTGCCGCTGATAGGCATAGGGCCCTGCACAGACCCGGCTGCACACCAGGCTCTGCTGAGGGCGCGCCAATGGGCGCTGAAACCCGGTCACTACCGGGCCGTGATGTTTGTCAGCGGCAATGCGGCGCAGTATTTTTTTGCACAGAATTCACCTCAAACACATACTGGTCAAGCGCTACTAGCTCCTGATACAAGAGCTTGGACTCCGGGTCCGGGTACGGAGCGTGCCTTGCTGGAGCTCGGGTTGAGCTCCCGCCAGATCGACGGTCCCTCCCCCGATGCCGCCCAGTTCGAGTCCGAAGCGCTGTGGCAGAACGTGCAGGGCCAGGTTCGAGCCGGAGACCGCGTGCTGATCGTGCGCGGCACCAGCCCTGCGACCGCTCCCGTCATCGGCAATGCCGGCATGCCAATCCCGTCCACACAAGGCGCAGGCCGTGACTGGCTGGCAGCCCGGCTGCGCGAAGCCGGGGCCGAGGTGGAACTGCTGGCCGTGTATGAGCGCCAGCTTCCGCCATGGACGGCGCAACAGCTGGATCTGGCCCGGCAAGCCGCCAGCGACGGCAGCCTGTGGCTGTTCAGCAGCTCGGAAGCTGTTGCCAACCTGCAACAGCTGCTGCCCCAGCAGCAATGGCACTCGGGGTTAGCGCTCACCACCCATGAACGCATTGCCAGCAAAGCACTTTCAGCAGGTTTCGGTCGGGTTTTGCACAGTCGTCCAAGTCTGGACGATGTAGTTGCGTCTATAGAATCGGCTCTATGA
- the hemC gene encoding hydroxymethylbilane synthase, with protein sequence MKFSASSPTSIVIATRESQLAMWQAEHVQAILRGRGHSVDLLGMTTKGDQILDRALSKVGGKGLFVKELEVALEEGRADLAVHSLKDVPMELPEGFVLACVMTREDPRDAFVSNRYASLDELPQGAVVGTSSLRRQALLQALRPDLRIEALRGNVNTRLRKLDEGQYDAIVLAAAGLMRLEMSERIRARFEPAQMLPAAGQGALGIEVRADRQDIIDALAPLAHMPTWLTVTAERAVSRCMGGSCSMPLAAYGRFEGDTLHMDAAWGDMEGSKGLVRVQASASVTDFASANALGEQLAAQLQAAGAVPAAPRQD encoded by the coding sequence ATGAAATTTTCTGCATCCTCACCCACATCTATCGTCATTGCCACACGTGAGAGCCAGCTGGCCATGTGGCAGGCCGAGCATGTGCAGGCGATCTTGCGCGGGCGCGGCCACAGCGTCGATCTGCTGGGGATGACGACCAAGGGCGACCAGATTCTGGACCGAGCCCTGTCCAAGGTGGGTGGCAAGGGTCTGTTCGTCAAGGAGCTTGAAGTGGCTCTCGAGGAAGGCCGCGCCGATCTGGCCGTGCATTCCTTGAAGGATGTGCCCATGGAGCTGCCCGAGGGCTTTGTGCTGGCCTGCGTGATGACGCGCGAAGACCCGCGCGACGCCTTTGTCTCCAACCGATATGCATCGCTGGACGAGCTGCCCCAGGGTGCCGTGGTCGGCACCTCCAGCCTGCGCCGCCAGGCCCTGCTGCAGGCGCTGCGCCCCGACCTCAGGATCGAGGCCCTGCGCGGCAATGTCAACACCCGCCTGCGCAAGCTCGACGAAGGCCAGTACGACGCCATCGTGCTGGCAGCCGCCGGCCTGATGCGCCTGGAGATGAGCGAGCGCATCCGCGCCAGGTTCGAGCCGGCCCAGATGCTGCCCGCCGCCGGTCAGGGCGCATTGGGCATCGAGGTGCGCGCCGACCGTCAGGACATCATTGACGCCCTGGCTCCGCTGGCCCATATGCCCACCTGGCTGACCGTGACTGCCGAGCGCGCCGTCAGCCGCTGCATGGGCGGCAGCTGCTCCATGCCGCTGGCCGCCTACGGCCGCTTTGAAGGCGACACCCTGCACATGGATGCGGCCTGGGGCGATATGGAGGGCAGCAAGGGCCTGGTGCGCGTGCAGGCCAGCGCCAGCGTCACGGACTTTGCCAGCGCCAACGCTCTGGGCGAGCAACTGGCCGCGCAGCTGCAGGCTGCAGGGGCCGTGCCTGCGGCGCCCAGGCAGGACTGA
- the ppc gene encoding phosphoenolpyruvate carboxylase, translating to MPSARPKSAAHTDKHGDKPVRKTDKDLPLIEDIRLLGRILGDVIREQEGGPAYELVEQVRQLSVAFRRDADEAADKALKKLLKGLSSDQTVSVIRAFTYFSHLANLAEDRHHIRRRAVHERAGNTQEGSIEVALARLRWAGISTATVVDTLAKSFISPVLTAHPTEVQRQSILTAERRIAQLLAERDDILMRAQLYNSAKDALTPRELTRVEAQLRACVAQLWQTRLLRHSKLTVADEIENALSYYEATFLQEIPKIYEQLEQELGEKLPEQSFLRMGQWIGGDRDGNPFVTADSLELALSRQADVALRHYLREVHYLGGELSLSANLVDITPEMQALADASPDHNVHRSDEPYRRALTGIYARLAATLRQLTGGEAARHAVAPQNAYASADAFLADLQIIDDSLSRYHGDALAPQRLRPLMRAVRVFGFYLSTVDLRQSSDKHEEVVRELLSVAKVELDYSLLEEDAKCALLVRLLEDARPLRVMGGDYGDHTRSELAIFETAKRLRERLGSEAIRHCIISHTETVSDLLEVLLLQKEVGLLRGTLQDGAQCDLIVVPLFETIEDLRNAAPIMRRYYQLPGIAELVRKSGGEQDIMLGYSDSNKDGGIFTSNWELYRAEIALVELFDDLADHYGIRLRMFHGRGGTVGRGGGPSYQAILAQPPGTVRGQIRLTEQGEVIASKYANPEIGRRNLETLVAATLEATLLQPTKPATKAFLEAAAFLSEASMAAYRALVYETPGFTNYFFSSTPIREIAELNIGSRPASRKATQAIEDLRAIPWGFSWGQCRLTLPGWYGFGSAIQAFIHRPGKDAKAQLALLQKMYRQWPFFRTLLSNMDMVLAKSDLNLASRYSELVTDTRLRRRIFGAIEAEWQSTVEALNQITGDKQRLEHNSALARSIRHRFPYIDPLNHLQVELVRRWRAGQTDDRVKNGIHLSINGIAAGVRNTG from the coding sequence ATGCCTTCCGCCCGCCCCAAGAGCGCCGCACATACAGACAAACATGGCGACAAGCCGGTGCGCAAGACCGACAAGGATTTGCCGCTGATCGAGGACATACGGCTGCTGGGGCGCATTCTGGGCGACGTGATTCGCGAGCAGGAAGGCGGGCCGGCCTATGAGCTGGTCGAGCAGGTGCGCCAGCTATCGGTGGCCTTCCGGCGCGATGCCGACGAAGCGGCCGACAAGGCGCTCAAGAAGCTGCTCAAGGGCCTTTCCAGCGATCAGACGGTGAGCGTGATTCGCGCCTTCACCTATTTCTCGCACCTGGCCAATCTGGCCGAAGACCGCCACCACATCCGCCGCCGCGCCGTGCACGAGCGTGCCGGCAACACGCAGGAAGGCAGCATCGAGGTGGCACTGGCACGCCTGCGCTGGGCGGGCATCTCGACTGCCACCGTGGTCGACACGCTGGCCAAGAGTTTCATCTCGCCCGTGCTGACAGCCCACCCCACCGAGGTGCAGCGCCAGAGCATTCTGACGGCCGAGCGTCGCATTGCACAGTTGCTGGCCGAGCGCGACGACATCCTGATGCGCGCCCAGCTCTACAACAGCGCCAAGGACGCGCTGACCCCGCGCGAGCTGACGCGGGTGGAGGCGCAGCTGCGAGCCTGCGTGGCCCAGCTGTGGCAGACGCGGCTGCTGCGCCATTCCAAGCTGACGGTGGCCGACGAGATCGAGAACGCCCTGTCCTATTACGAGGCCACGTTCCTGCAGGAGATCCCCAAGATCTACGAGCAGCTGGAGCAGGAACTGGGCGAGAAGCTGCCCGAGCAGAGCTTTTTGCGCATGGGCCAATGGATTGGCGGCGACCGTGACGGCAACCCCTTTGTGACGGCCGATAGTCTGGAGCTGGCCCTGTCGCGCCAGGCCGACGTGGCACTGCGTCACTATCTGCGCGAGGTGCACTATCTGGGCGGCGAGCTGTCACTGTCGGCCAATCTGGTGGACATCACGCCCGAGATGCAGGCACTGGCCGATGCTTCGCCCGACCACAATGTGCACCGCAGCGATGAGCCCTATCGCCGGGCGCTGACGGGCATCTATGCGCGGCTGGCCGCTACGCTCAGGCAGCTGACGGGCGGCGAGGCGGCACGCCACGCCGTGGCGCCGCAGAATGCCTATGCATCGGCCGACGCCTTTCTGGCCGATCTGCAGATCATCGACGACTCGCTGTCGCGCTATCACGGCGATGCCCTGGCGCCGCAGCGCCTGCGCCCGCTGATGCGTGCGGTGCGGGTCTTCGGCTTCTACCTGTCCACGGTGGACCTGCGCCAAAGCTCGGACAAGCACGAAGAAGTGGTGCGCGAGCTGCTCTCGGTCGCCAAGGTCGAGCTCGATTACAGCCTTCTCGAGGAGGATGCCAAATGCGCGCTGCTGGTGCGTCTGCTCGAAGACGCACGCCCTCTGCGCGTGATGGGCGGCGACTACGGCGACCACACGCGCAGCGAGCTGGCCATCTTCGAGACCGCCAAGCGCCTGCGCGAGCGCCTGGGTAGCGAGGCGATTCGCCATTGCATCATCAGCCACACCGAGACCGTCAGCGATCTGCTCGAGGTGCTGCTGCTGCAAAAGGAAGTGGGCCTGCTGCGCGGCACCCTGCAGGACGGTGCGCAATGCGACCTGATCGTGGTGCCGCTGTTCGAGACCATCGAGGATCTGCGCAATGCCGCGCCCATCATGCGCCGCTACTACCAACTGCCCGGCATTGCCGAGCTGGTCAGAAAAAGCGGTGGCGAGCAGGACATCATGCTGGGCTACAGTGACAGCAACAAGGACGGCGGCATCTTCACCAGCAACTGGGAGCTGTACCGGGCCGAGATTGCGCTGGTCGAATTGTTTGACGATCTGGCCGACCACTACGGCATCCGGCTGCGCATGTTCCATGGCCGCGGCGGCACCGTGGGACGTGGCGGCGGCCCCAGCTATCAGGCCATTCTGGCGCAGCCGCCGGGCACGGTGCGCGGTCAGATCCGTCTGACCGAGCAGGGCGAGGTCATCGCCTCCAAATATGCCAACCCCGAGATCGGGCGCCGCAATCTGGAGACCCTGGTGGCCGCCACGCTGGAGGCCACGCTGCTGCAGCCGACCAAGCCGGCGACCAAGGCCTTTCTGGAGGCCGCGGCGTTTCTGTCCGAAGCCAGCATGGCGGCATACCGCGCGCTGGTCTACGAGACTCCGGGCTTTACCAATTACTTCTTCAGCAGCACGCCGATTCGCGAGATCGCCGAACTCAATATCGGCTCGCGCCCTGCATCGCGCAAGGCGACCCAGGCCATCGAGGACTTGCGTGCCATTCCCTGGGGCTTCAGCTGGGGCCAGTGCCGCCTGACGCTGCCGGGCTGGTACGGTTTCGGTTCGGCGATCCAGGCCTTCATCCACCGTCCTGGCAAGGATGCCAAGGCGCAGCTGGCGCTGCTGCAGAAGATGTACCGCCAGTGGCCGTTCTTCCGCACCTTGCTCTCGAATATGGACATGGTGCTGGCCAAGAGCGACCTGAACCTGGCCTCGCGCTACAGCGAGCTGGTGACCGACACGCGCTTGCGTCGCCGCATCTTCGGCGCCATCGAGGCCGAGTGGCAGAGCACGGTGGAGGCGCTCAACCAGATCACGGGCGACAAGCAGCGCCTGGAACACAACTCGGCGCTGGCGCGCTCCATCCGCCACCGCTTCCCCTATATCGATCCGCTCAACCATCTGCAGGTGGAGCTGGTGCGCCGCTGGCGTGCGGGACAGACCGACGACAGGGTCAAGAACGGCATCCATCTGTCCATCAACGGCATTGCTGCCGGAGTGCGCAACACGGGTTGA
- a CDS encoding heme biosynthesis protein HemY has protein sequence MRAALWLMGLFAVAVAMALFAGNNQSSVTWFWSPYRVDMSLNLALVLLVLAFVLLYAALRALAVLLQMPHQARRWRMQQKERGMNQSLLEALSHLQAGRFLRARKSALAALSTEQSLREAKAGLPYGERLNATAHLIAADASHALQDAALRDKHWQQALDVLPIPGNTQDMEIREGAQMRAARWALDDRDAAESIRRLGELPLGAGRRTIALRIKLKAARLSGDTQAALDTARLLAKHRAFSPAASASVVRGLLLASIRDARDTSSLQQFWLSLDEDERAMPEVAIPATERLIELGGEAQQARAWLLPVWEHLLTQPGPRTETHLPKLVEVLQSSLGKLDGAWLARMEAAANANPREPRLQYLAGMACVQRELWGKAQQLLTRAAPQLQDPQLRTRAWQRLALMAEHRGDMEASAIAWKLAAQAMVVLPDNPAQDE, from the coding sequence ATGCGCGCCGCCTTGTGGTTGATGGGTCTGTTTGCCGTGGCCGTGGCCATGGCACTGTTTGCCGGCAATAACCAGAGCTCGGTGACCTGGTTCTGGTCGCCCTACCGGGTGGACATGTCGCTGAACCTTGCCCTGGTTCTTCTCGTTCTGGCTTTCGTGCTGCTTTATGCCGCGCTGCGCGCCCTGGCAGTGCTGCTGCAGATGCCGCACCAGGCACGCCGCTGGCGCATGCAGCAAAAAGAGCGTGGCATGAACCAGAGCCTGCTTGAAGCGCTCTCGCATCTGCAAGCCGGCCGCTTTTTGCGCGCCCGCAAATCGGCTCTGGCCGCCTTGTCCACCGAGCAATCGCTGCGCGAGGCAAAGGCCGGCCTGCCTTATGGCGAACGCCTGAACGCCACGGCCCACCTGATCGCCGCCGATGCCTCCCACGCCCTGCAGGATGCCGCCTTGCGCGACAAGCACTGGCAACAGGCTCTGGACGTACTCCCCATCCCCGGCAACACCCAGGACATGGAAATTCGCGAAGGCGCTCAGATGCGCGCCGCCCGCTGGGCACTGGATGACCGCGATGCCGCCGAATCGATTCGCCGCCTGGGCGAGCTGCCGCTGGGCGCGGGCCGCCGCACGATTGCCCTGCGCATCAAGCTCAAGGCCGCACGCCTTTCCGGCGACACGCAGGCGGCGCTCGACACCGCCCGTCTGCTGGCCAAACACCGCGCCTTCTCTCCCGCGGCCTCGGCCAGCGTGGTTCGCGGCCTGCTGCTGGCCAGCATCCGCGACGCACGCGACACCTCGTCACTGCAGCAGTTCTGGCTGTCGCTGGACGAAGACGAGCGTGCCATGCCCGAAGTGGCCATCCCTGCCACGGAACGTCTGATCGAGCTGGGTGGCGAAGCCCAGCAGGCGCGCGCCTGGCTGCTGCCGGTGTGGGAGCATTTGCTGACCCAGCCCGGACCGCGCACGGAAACCCATCTGCCCAAGCTGGTGGAAGTGCTGCAATCGAGTCTGGGCAAGCTGGATGGAGCCTGGTTGGCTCGCATGGAAGCCGCCGCCAATGCCAACCCGCGCGAGCCGCGCCTGCAATATCTGGCCGGCATGGCCTGCGTGCAGCGCGAGCTCTGGGGCAAGGCCCAGCAGTTGCTGACCCGCGCCGCACCGCAGCTGCAGGACCCCCAGCTGCGCACCCGTGCCTGGCAGCGCCTGGCGCTGATGGCCGAGCACCGTGGCGATATGGAGGCCTCGGCCATTGCCTGGAAACTCGCAGCCCAGGCCATGGTGGTGCTGCCGGACAATCCGGCGCAGGACGAATAG
- the flhD gene encoding flagellar transcriptional regulator FlhD, whose translation MNNEQLLAEIREANLTYLMLAQTLIRQDKAEAVFRLGLNEESCDLLGSLSSAQVLKLASRNTLLASFRADDEMVWSLLTNHSSNKIGNAATNTLHANILMASRVSEVL comes from the coding sequence ATGAACAACGAACAACTGCTTGCCGAGATCCGCGAAGCCAACCTCACCTATCTGATGCTGGCCCAGACCCTGATCCGCCAGGACAAGGCCGAGGCTGTGTTCCGTCTGGGTCTGAACGAAGAGTCCTGCGACCTGCTGGGCTCGCTGTCTTCGGCCCAGGTGCTCAAGCTGGCATCGCGCAACACCTTGCTCGCCAGCTTCCGCGCCGACGACGAAATGGTCTGGAGCCTGCTGACCAACCACAGCAGCAACAAGATCGGCAACGCCGCCACCAATACGCTGCACGCCAACATCCTGATGGCCAGCCGTGTCTCCGAAGTGCTCTGA
- a CDS encoding cytochrome c produces the protein MAKTWIKGLGAAAVLGVLVAGGMCMYLYGSASGDVPPATVDFAKLGPQEFDALYKRGEQVFRAGDCAACHSSPVTGAELAGGVPMVTPMGTLYGSNISPSKKHGIGGWTADDLYRAVAAGMAPGRKNLYPAMPYASYHQITRADVDALWVWLMKQPAVEVANKPSEMGFPFSIRPAVAMWNALNRPAAKEFDMSVDELVRGKYLVDVLGHCAECHSPRTKATFAMDGSRYLEGNTIEGSYAPALTPDALSERGWTKDDLVKFFRTGLSPQGVMTFRMSSVLEHSTSRMAEADVRAMAAYLTQNREMPGPKLKAAEGQTSVKGENMYLGLCAGCHGAQGQGQPHSSVPMSTNTTAMFPTPINLIRVIREGVHERDLAHGERMQTMPGYADKLSNEEMADLVNYMRQTWGGRPGDVTAAQVAEHVKTIEHSK, from the coding sequence ATGGCTAAGACCTGGATCAAGGGCCTGGGCGCAGCCGCCGTGCTGGGCGTGCTCGTGGCCGGGGGCATGTGCATGTATCTGTACGGCAGCGCAAGCGGCGACGTCCCGCCGGCCACGGTGGACTTTGCCAAACTGGGTCCGCAGGAGTTCGATGCGCTGTACAAGCGTGGCGAGCAGGTGTTCCGCGCCGGTGACTGCGCGGCCTGTCACAGCTCTCCGGTCACGGGTGCGGAGCTGGCGGGCGGTGTGCCCATGGTCACTCCCATGGGAACGCTTTACGGCAGCAATATCTCGCCTTCCAAGAAGCACGGCATCGGCGGCTGGACGGCCGATGATCTGTACCGGGCAGTGGCTGCCGGCATGGCGCCAGGGCGCAAAAACCTGTATCCGGCCATGCCGTATGCCAGCTACCACCAGATCACGCGTGCCGATGTCGATGCGCTCTGGGTGTGGCTGATGAAGCAGCCGGCCGTGGAGGTCGCCAACAAGCCCAGCGAGATGGGCTTCCCGTTCAGCATCCGTCCTGCCGTTGCCATGTGGAATGCGCTCAATCGCCCCGCAGCCAAGGAGTTCGACATGTCGGTGGACGAACTGGTGCGCGGCAAGTATCTGGTGGATGTGCTGGGCCACTGTGCCGAATGCCACAGCCCGCGCACCAAGGCCACCTTCGCCATGGATGGCTCGCGCTATCTCGAGGGCAACACCATCGAAGGTTCCTACGCTCCGGCGCTGACCCCCGATGCCCTGAGCGAGCGCGGCTGGACCAAGGACGATCTGGTCAAGTTCTTCCGTACCGGACTGTCGCCGCAAGGAGTGATGACTTTCCGCATGTCCTCGGTGCTCGAGCATTCCACCTCGCGCATGGCGGAGGCCGATGTGCGCGCCATGGCCGCCTATCTGACCCAGAACCGCGAGATGCCCGGGCCCAAGCTCAAGGCTGCCGAGGGGCAGACCAGCGTCAAGGGCGAGAACATGTACCTGGGCCTGTGCGCGGGCTGCCACGGTGCGCAGGGCCAGGGCCAGCCGCATTCGTCGGTGCCCATGAGCACCAACACCACGGCCATGTTCCCCACGCCTATCAACCTGATCCGCGTGATCCGCGAAGGCGTGCACGAGCGTGACCTGGCCCATGGCGAACGCATGCAGACCATGCCCGGCTATGCCGACAAGCTCAGCAACGAGGAGATGGCCGATCTGGTCAACTACATGCGTCAGACCTGGGGCGGCCGCCCTGGCGACGTGACCGCCGCGCAGGTGGCGGAGCATGTGAAGACCATAGAGCACAGCAAGTAA